A single genomic interval of Deltaproteobacteria bacterium harbors:
- a CDS encoding thiolase domain-containing protein (Catalyzes the synthesis of acetoacetyl coenzyme A from two molecules of acetyl coenzyme A. It can also act as a thiolase, catalyzing the reverse reaction and generating two-carbon units from the four-carbon product of fatty acid oxidation), with amino-acid sequence EFADHFQDQLLCEAKVHDYLGLDPMYNVGIKTGGATGGSAILTGAMAIASGYASCVLVAGWEKMDEVDTRTGNFYISTAACKDFETRMGRVYSSYYAPMANRFAWAYNLSEVTRAKVAVKNRGYAVSNPNAQQPGHHTVEEVLASPISAYPLRFLECCAMSAGAACVLLCDEEMAHKLSDTPCELFIAGGTHTLRVADRRPMEIPLLPHEEPDQYDEMLKQSPRWPGFESFLSSRFAAYLTYRMAGVKDPLEELDLVELHDAFTISDIQTYGDIGLRPYGQEPDFIESGDAYFGGKCPANLSGGLLGAMHAVGATGIWQAAECLWQIQGKYDYFHSHDKWWKRAGKEKPADWKSLQVPEAKQALWVSHAGVGSHVTTGILRKAW; translated from the coding sequence TGAGTTTGCCGATCATTTCCAGGACCAGCTCCTGTGCGAAGCCAAGGTCCACGATTACCTGGGCCTGGATCCAATGTACAATGTGGGCATAAAAACCGGAGGCGCCACCGGCGGCTCGGCCATACTCACCGGGGCCATGGCAATTGCCAGTGGCTACGCCTCCTGCGTCCTGGTAGCCGGGTGGGAAAAGATGGACGAGGTGGACACCCGGACTGGCAACTTTTACATCTCCACTGCGGCCTGTAAAGACTTCGAGACCCGCATGGGCCGCGTTTACTCCTCCTATTACGCGCCCATGGCCAACCGCTTTGCCTGGGCTTACAACCTCAGTGAAGTCACACGGGCCAAGGTAGCCGTGAAAAACCGCGGCTACGCCGTGAGCAACCCCAACGCCCAGCAGCCGGGCCATCATACCGTCGAGGAGGTGCTCGCGTCTCCTATCAGCGCCTACCCGCTCCGTTTCCTGGAATGCTGCGCCATGTCCGCCGGCGCGGCCTGCGTGCTCCTGTGCGATGAGGAGATGGCCCATAAACTCAGCGACACGCCTTGCGAGTTGTTTATCGCTGGCGGCACCCACACCCTGCGCGTCGCCGACCGACGGCCTATGGAGATTCCGCTGCTGCCTCATGAGGAACCCGATCAGTACGATGAAATGCTCAAGCAGAGCCCTCGCTGGCCTGGTTTCGAATCCTTTCTCTCCTCCCGGTTTGCCGCTTACCTGACATACCGTATGGCCGGCGTCAAAGACCCCCTCGAGGAACTGGACCTGGTGGAATTGCATGACGCCTTCACTATCAGCGATATCCAAACATACGGTGATATCGGTCTGAGGCCTTACGGCCAGGAACCAGACTTCATTGAGAGCGGTGACGCTTACTTTGGCGGTAAATGCCCGGCCAACCTCTCCGGCGGTCTGCTGGGCGCCATGCACGCTGTAGGGGCAACCGGTATCTGGCAGGCAGCAGAATGCCTCTGGCAAATCCAAGGCAAATACGACTACTTTCACAGCCATGACAAATGGTGGAAACGAGCAGGCAAGGAAAAACCAGCCGACTGGAAAAGCCTGCAAGTCCCGGAGGCAAAACAGGCCCTCTGGGTCAGCCACGCCGGTGTCGGCTCTCATGTCACCACCGGTATCCTGCGAAAAGCCTGGTAG
- a CDS encoding Zn-ribbon domain-containing OB-fold protein, translating into MAKNSDDSVTTEYTGTPLDLYDSEPAWVVNWPRTLTHHHTYGQLTPFFKGLTQGKLLATRCSNPNCLEKSTFLPPRADCPDCYAKTEWIEAPTEGRIYTFTRVDYAGIGIEMKTPYWQIDIEIKGIDTIFKGYLLSGKPEIGMKVKAQFRTENPTHTILDIYWIPAE; encoded by the coding sequence ATGGCCAAAAATTCCGACGATTCCGTTACCACTGAATATACTGGCACACCCCTTGATCTCTATGACAGTGAACCGGCCTGGGTCGTAAACTGGCCTCGCACACTCACCCATCATCACACTTATGGTCAACTGACCCCCTTCTTCAAAGGGCTGACCCAAGGCAAGCTTCTGGCCACCCGGTGTTCAAACCCAAATTGCCTTGAAAAATCCACCTTTCTTCCCCCCCGGGCCGACTGTCCGGATTGTTATGCCAAGACGGAGTGGATCGAAGCGCCAACAGAAGGCAGAATCTACACCTTCACCAGGGTGGATTACGCGGGCATCGGCATCGAGATGAAGACGCCGTACTGGCAGATTGACATCGAGATAAAAGGCATAGACACCATTTTTAAAGGCTACCTCCTCTCTGGCAAACCTGAAATCGGAATGAAGGTCAAAGCCCAGTTCCGTACTGAAAATCCCACTCATACCATTTTAGATATCTACTGGATACCAGCCGAATGA
- a CDS encoding acyl-CoA dehydrogenase family protein produces the protein MDFEMSMEQEILRKTVRDFAVKKIRPVARELDEKEAFSLDTCQAMGDLGLFGMIVDEAYGGQEMDYISYAIAVEQMARIDGSHAATIAAGNSLGIGPIYYFGNEEQKKKYLPDLCHGHALWGFGLTEAGAGSDAGNAQTTAVLDGDMWVVNGSKIFITNASTPISLGVTVLARTGAREDGRPELSCILIEHGTPGFEARTMHGKMIWRAANTSELYFEDCRVPKKNLLGTQGHGFHQMLETLDAGRLSIAAMGVGGAQGAFDLAKRYAQERVQFGRPISTFQVNAFKLADMALEIEAARLLLYKACWLRDNHKSFSKLAAMAKLYASEVMGRVVNEAVQLHGGYGLMKEYDIERFYRDQKLLTIGEGTSEIQRLVIARLIGVI, from the coding sequence ATGGATTTTGAGATGTCCATGGAGCAGGAGATCCTGCGAAAAACAGTCCGCGACTTCGCGGTGAAAAAGATCAGGCCGGTGGCACGAGAGCTGGATGAGAAGGAAGCGTTCAGCCTGGACACCTGCCAGGCCATGGGCGATCTGGGTCTTTTTGGTATGATCGTGGATGAGGCCTATGGCGGACAGGAAATGGATTATATTTCCTACGCCATCGCGGTTGAGCAAATGGCGCGTATAGACGGCTCTCACGCCGCCACCATCGCGGCTGGCAACTCGCTGGGCATAGGCCCTATCTATTATTTCGGAAACGAGGAGCAAAAAAAGAAATACCTGCCTGACCTGTGCCACGGCCATGCTCTCTGGGGCTTTGGCCTCACAGAGGCAGGCGCTGGCTCAGATGCTGGCAATGCGCAAACGACCGCCGTTTTAGACGGGGATATGTGGGTGGTTAACGGCTCTAAGATCTTTATCACTAACGCCAGCACCCCCATCAGCCTCGGGGTGACCGTCCTGGCCAGAACCGGCGCCCGTGAGGATGGACGACCGGAGCTGTCTTGCATCCTGATCGAGCATGGTACGCCGGGCTTTGAGGCCCGAACGATGCATGGCAAGATGATATGGCGGGCTGCGAATACTTCGGAACTCTATTTCGAGGATTGCAGAGTGCCAAAGAAAAACCTGCTGGGAACGCAGGGCCATGGCTTTCATCAGATGTTGGAAACCCTGGACGCCGGTCGGCTCTCAATCGCGGCCATGGGTGTCGGAGGCGCTCAAGGGGCGTTTGATCTGGCCAAACGCTATGCCCAGGAAAGGGTGCAGTTTGGCAGACCCATCAGCACCTTCCAGGTCAACGCCTTTAAGTTAGCCGATATGGCCCTGGAAATAGAGGCCGCGCGCCTTCTGCTCTACAAGGCCTGCTGGCTGCGGGACAACCATAAGTCCTTCAGCAAGCTCGCGGCTATGGCCAAACTCTACGCCTCAGAGGTCATGGGTCGGGTGGTGAACGAAGCGGTTCAGCTCCACGGCGGCTACGGCCTGATGAAGGAATACGATATAGAGCGTTTTTATCGCGATCAGAAGCTGCTCACTATCGGTGAAGGCACCAGCGAAATACAGCGGCTGGTTATCGCCCGGCTTATCGGGGTTATTTAA
- a CDS encoding helix-turn-helix transcriptional regulator, giving the protein MAGENDGQRVSKDQMTGVTHDTRPEADFLAGVTAVAAEPEGAPPGEELTVGQRVRLIREQKGLTLADLAQRTGLDEQVLSEIEEESVSPPLGLLVRLGKALEMKFGTLIASGEDRPYTVVRVAERRKMSRYASQRGTRYGYTYQALAPQKKDRSMEPFLVTLEPVDEDVPPSTHDGEEFIFVLEGAMEAVIGDSKEILKPGDAIYYDSTQPHLVRPFGRNPVRILAVLYS; this is encoded by the coding sequence ATGGCAGGTGAAAATGACGGTCAACGTGTCTCCAAAGATCAGATGACTGGAGTCACGCACGATACGCGTCCGGAAGCCGATTTTTTAGCAGGAGTGACCGCTGTGGCGGCTGAACCTGAGGGCGCTCCGCCCGGGGAAGAACTCACTGTGGGCCAGCGCGTGAGGCTCATCCGGGAGCAGAAAGGGCTGACCCTGGCTGATCTCGCCCAGCGCACCGGCCTGGACGAGCAGGTCCTCTCCGAGATCGAGGAGGAGTCAGTCAGTCCGCCGCTGGGATTGCTGGTCAGGTTGGGCAAGGCCCTAGAAATGAAGTTTGGCACCCTCATCGCCTCAGGTGAGGATCGTCCCTACACGGTCGTACGCGTGGCTGAGCGGCGGAAGATGAGCCGCTATGCTTCCCAAAGAGGCACACGCTACGGCTATACCTACCAGGCCTTGGCGCCACAAAAGAAGGATCGCTCCATGGAGCCTTTCCTGGTTACCCTGGAGCCGGTGGATGAGGACGTGCCGCCTTCCACCCATGACGGGGAGGAGTTTATCTTCGTGCTGGAAGGCGCCATGGAGGCCGTTATTGGTGATTCCAAGGAAATCCTCAAGCCAGGCGACGCCATTTATTACGATTCCACTCAGCCTCACCTGGTGCGCCCTTTTGGACGGAATCCTGTCCGTATCCTGGCCGTGCTGTATAGTTAG